The Planctomicrobium piriforme genome segment TTCATTCACCGCTCTCCCAAGCAGAATGAGAATCGGTCACTGCTGTGAAGGATGGCGATTTGGAATGGTTCTGGCAACTCGCTGGCGAGTGACGTGTGGTGTTGAAGCCGTGGGCTAACTCGCCTGCAAATCAGTGCCGGGAAGGAAGAATCGGCCTGCCAGCCGCCCAACGCCCGATGTTACCGGACATCAGTCGTCGATTGGTTTGTCGGAAACTCGAACGTCATCCACATACACTGTTAATGCCTGGTGTGTACTGTTCGCGGTCTGGCCCACTTCGATTCGATCATAAAAGGTATCAGGCGGGATGTTAGGGCCTTGTTTGTCGAGAATCAGCATGCCGTCTTGCCACAACTCAACTCGACCCTCGGCTCCCGTCGACAAATGCAGATGCAGCTTCAGGTGGACCCATTGATCTCGCGGGAAGGGGACCGGAGATGTTGTTTGCGCATACTGGGGGCCGGTTGATTGTTTGCCTTCCAGCATCAGGTAGCGGCCGTTAGAACCTGTCAGCATCAGACGCCGCCCCAGGCCGTCGTTCGCCGTCGCCTCCAGATCGAATAAGAACAGATTTTCGATGTCGGATTGACCGGGGATGTAGTACCACGCTGAAAACCAGAAATCGCTGTGCGGAGGAAAGAAGAACAGCTCCCGCAACAAGGCGGCTTTCTGGAGATCGTGGGCGTCCTGCGAGGTCTGAGTCTTCAGCGAGAACATCCCCGTATGGACCTGCTCGGTTGTGGTCTGGAGGTTGTTCGCAGGGGCACCTGGCTTCGAGCCGGATGACAGTTTCATTTCCTGGTGCCAGCCTTCAATCTTGCGCGAAATCACTGTCTCAAAATCGTCGGCAAATGAGTTCACACGTTCCAGGACAATTTCTTTGCCGTCTTGATCCCTGGTTCGCACCAGAAATTTCCCTGGATCAGAAAAATCCATCGGCTGGCGAGTCGTTTTTAGAAGACCAGACAGCATGCAGACTCCGAGCATCCCAATGACGGCAGCGGCGAGTTGCACCTTGCGGGTGAATGACCAGTTGCTCGGGAGCATGTGGTGACCCTGTGTGATTGAATGGCCCGAATTGAACGCAGACTCACTGAATACGGTATGCCTCTGAAGGTGGGTCAGCGGCCGGATTTGTTTTGAAATGATGCTGCGTTTCGGGAGAATGCCTGACCTGCAGGGCTGCATTCTTTCCCAACCTCGACCTCATTCGACAGCCGGGCCCGTCCGACGTCACTTCAGTGTCATGCCTTGCTCGTGCCATCGAATCAGTTCGCTGCCGTCGATCAACTGGATGCGATCGGATTTCGACGCACTTTCTGTCGCTTCATCTGTGAATCGACTCGTCGTGACATAGTAACCACGAAATGCTCGCTGCTCTTCGATGACCCCCTTGAATTGCTGGATCGCGGGGCGGCCAACAGCATTGCCTGCGCCATATCGCTTGCATTGAACGACCACAATCCCGTCTGGATGAAAGACATAGCCATCCACGCCGAAGTCATTTGACCTTGCCGTGAGGCCGGTCGGGTATCCGTTCTTTTCGAAAAAGCTCATGACATGGCGTTCAAAGGCAACTGGATCCATTTGCATCAAAAAGGTGAGTAACGCAACTGCGTCATCGGGCACCTGAGCCCGCTCGGGCACCATTGCGTCTGCACGCATCGCGTCCAGAAGTTCCTTCTTCGCCCGACGCGCGGTTTCAAATGCCACGAAGGTGATCAGCAGTTTCGTGAGTGGATCGCGAATACTCCGATCTTTGATAAAGCCCTCGACGACCGCCGTTGCCCCGGCAGTCCCGAGAAACAGCAGCAGAATCACCGGCAGGCCGATCCCACTGCCCATGGCTGCCAGGCCCGCATATTTCATCCCGAAGAATGTGGCACCGACTGCCGTGACGGGCAGAGCCACTTTGAGCGACAACGGCAGGTTTGCTCCCCGGTAATTGGCAATACTGGTGCCCAACGTGTTCGTCAGAAGTTTTGCGAGTCGCAGCGTATCGATCGACTGGTACAGGGCCTTTGTGGTCTCACGAACAGGGCGATCTGCGGCGAGAATCTCGCGCGCATTGACGAACCAGCGAATGATCTCATCTCGATCTCGTTCCGCAGAAATCATGCGAATTCCGGCGATGATCGTCGCCGCCACTCCAGCCCGAGCCGCATCGAGCGTCGCGCTCCCCGCGACTCCAAGATGCGTCAGCCCGGATTGCAGAATCCGTCTTTTGCCAAGGAACGCCGCCACCGAAAATCCCCGGCCACCAACTTGGTCGGCTCGTGATTCAACAAGTTCGCCCGCAGCCTGCGCGTCATTCCACTCGGAAAGTATGGACTCAACGATCTCATCTTCCGAAGGGCCCGCTTCGCTCATGGTTCATGGTCCTGAATTTCGGCTGTGTCGCGATCTCTACTGGCCTCGTCCGCACAGTGTAAAATGGCCCGACCTATTTCACCTCAATCAGGCGAGTACTGTTCATCGTCTTCGCCTTCGATGCCTAGATCTTCGTACACCGACTCGATGAATTCTTGTTCCTCTTGGCTCATTTCAAGGCTCTGTCGGTATTGCAAAGCTTCCGCATCCGCTTGATACGCTACCTCGCCATGGTTTTCCTTGACGATCTGTACAATCTCTTCGATCGACGTCCGGAAAAACTCCTTTCGAGGGTTTGTTTTGTTGACTCTGAGCTTGTGCAGTTGGCGATGCAGAACATTTTCGAGCGTTGGGGCGTCGTCTGAGTGGATCATCATATGCACGTCAAAAGGAAACGGGACCGATGCGTCGCCTAACTCGCGCACTCGATCCATTGGTTCAAGACGCCTAGTCATGCCGACTTTGAATACTCCCTGTCCAAAAGAGCCAATGTTAGAAATGACATAGACGTTTCCTGATTTCGTTAGCTGTGCCTGTGAAATAGCTCGTTTGATCCGATCTTCGGCCTCACTCAGTCTCGCTTTCAATCGTTCTACTTCATCGGTGTACTGCGCATGTGCGTCAGCAATCGCCTTTTGTAGAGCCGCATCAATGGCGTCTCGTTCTCTCTCAAGTTGCTGCATTTCTCGCTGGATTTCCTTCTCCCTCGCCATTTCTTCCCGAATCTGCGCCTTGATTCGCAATTGCTCTTCACGTTCAAATGCTGCGCGAACAACAATTTCGTATCGCTCTTTCAGATCTCCAATGAGCTCTTGTTCCGTTTCGACGGAAACTTCGTAGCCAATCGAGCGGCACCATGTAATCGCTTTCCGCAGCTGCTGGCTACATTGCTGAAAATTGTGCTGAGTAAGCGACTTGGCAGTCCATTTGACGTTGTCCTCAAGAAGTCGAGCCGCCAACTGGTCGCTACGCTCTCTTTGCGAGAATTGTTCGTTTTCCAGTTGATCGTGCCTCATCTCCGTGGCGTTGACGTCCACCATGATGTTTCGCAAATCTCTTTTGAGGAGAGAGTTTTCCTCTTGGAGTCTTTGCAGATTTGCAATCCGGGAATCAAGTTCACGACGTTCCGCATCTAATGCAGCCGAATCTGCTCTGAGTTGCTTTTGCTGGTCGAAGAATTGTCGGTCTCTTGCATGAGCTTCCCGCTCGAACGTATCGCGGTCAGCCTCAAGCTTCAACCGGCTCTCATTTTCTCGCCGAATGAGTTCCTGCTCGCTGACGGAAAGAGCAGATTCCACAGATTTCCGATGGGCATCAATGTCACAGGTTTGCTTCTGCTGCAAGGAGTCTAATTCTCGTTCAAACTTCTCTCGCTCAATCTCAAGCTTCGACCGGCTCTCATTTTCTCGTTGGATAAGTTCCTGCTCCCTGATGGAAAAAGCACTATCCACAGATTTTTGTTGGTCGCGAAAATGAACGTCTCTCGCATGAGCTTCCCGTTCAAACATATCGCGGTTAGTCTCAAGCTTTGATCGAGCTTCATTTTCCCATTGGATGAGTTCCTGCTCGCGAATTGATAGAGCAGATTCCGCAGATTTCCGATGCGCAACAATGGCGCGAATTCGCTTTTGCTGTAAGGTTTCGAATTCGCGTTCTCTGGCGGCAAGGGCCTCCTTGGAGGAGGTCTCCTGCGCCTCCAAATCCCGAAGCCTTTCCTGTTCCCAGGTTTTCAACGCTTGTGAAGCTTCCGCGAGCTTTTCCCGCTCGGCATTGATCCAATTTCGCCTTTGCTCGAGGACAA includes the following:
- a CDS encoding heparin lyase I family protein: MLPSNWSFTRKVQLAAAVIGMLGVCMLSGLLKTTRQPMDFSDPGKFLVRTRDQDGKEIVLERVNSFADDFETVISRKIEGWHQEMKLSSGSKPGAPANNLQTTTEQVHTGMFSLKTQTSQDAHDLQKAALLRELFFFPPHSDFWFSAWYYIPGQSDIENLFLFDLEATANDGLGRRLMLTGSNGRYLMLEGKQSTGPQYAQTTSPVPFPRDQWVHLKLHLHLSTGAEGRVELWQDGMLILDKQGPNIPPDTFYDRIEVGQTANSTHQALTVYVDDVRVSDKPIDD
- a CDS encoding restriction endonuclease produces the protein MGTSIANYRGANLPLSLKVALPVTAVGATFFGMKYAGLAAMGSGIGLPVILLLFLGTAGATAVVEGFIKDRSIRDPLTKLLITFVAFETARRAKKELLDAMRADAMVPERAQVPDDAVALLTFLMQMDPVAFERHVMSFFEKNGYPTGLTARSNDFGVDGYVFHPDGIVVVQCKRYGAGNAVGRPAIQQFKGVIEEQRAFRGYYVTTSRFTDEATESASKSDRIQLIDGSELIRWHEQGMTLK
- a CDS encoding GIY-YIG nuclease family protein, coding for MEQFLFLLIGVAAGVGTTWLVLEQRRNWINAEREKLAEASQALKTWEQERLRDLEAQETSSKEALAAREREFETLQQKRIRAIVAHRKSAESALSIREQELIQWENEARSKLETNRDMFEREAHARDVHFRDQQKSVDSAFSIREQELIQRENESRSKLEIEREKFERELDSLQQKQTCDIDAHRKSVESALSVSEQELIRRENESRLKLEADRDTFEREAHARDRQFFDQQKQLRADSAALDAERRELDSRIANLQRLQEENSLLKRDLRNIMVDVNATEMRHDQLENEQFSQRERSDQLAARLLEDNVKWTAKSLTQHNFQQCSQQLRKAITWCRSIGYEVSVETEQELIGDLKERYEIVVRAAFEREEQLRIKAQIREEMAREKEIQREMQQLERERDAIDAALQKAIADAHAQYTDEVERLKARLSEAEDRIKRAISQAQLTKSGNVYVISNIGSFGQGVFKVGMTRRLEPMDRVRELGDASVPFPFDVHMMIHSDDAPTLENVLHRQLHKLRVNKTNPRKEFFRTSIEEIVQIVKENHGEVAYQADAEALQYRQSLEMSQEEQEFIESVYEDLGIEGEDDEQYSPD